The Caldicellulosiruptor obsidiansis OB47 genome segment TGATGGCAGAGCCGATATCTCTTCTTCTTTTAAAACTAAAAAGTAGAACCTTCCAAGCTTTACATCATACACTATTCTTGCAGGTATACAAACAAATTCAATCTTCTGTTTTTTATTTCTTGGACAGTACAATACTTTAATCTTTTTGTTTGTCTGTGCTGCCTCTAAAAATTGCCATACAAGATTTTCTTCAAGGACATGGTGATGTGGAACGTAAGTAAACCAGAACATTCTTGCTACATCCTCTACAAATTCTCTTTCACCAAGTTCTAAAAGGTATTTTTCTAAACTTTCTTTTAAGTACCAGCCAGGTACACTCGGAACATGTGAGTTTATAAAAAATAAAACTGATATGTATATGTCTTTTATCTCATCTATAGAAAAATCTTTGAAGACATCTTTCACACATGAGCATAAAACATATTTCCTTTCAGATTTTAAATATCTGATTATACTTAGCTTTTCCATCTGTTTTAAAATTCTTTTTAAGCTGGATTCAATCTCTGAATCAGCTACTTCACATTCAAGCACTTCAGAAATTCTGTCAAGCAGCTGTGCAAGTAAAACTCCTCTTTCTTTTTCTAAATTAAATATCTGCAGTGTCAAGAAAAACAGGGTTGTCTTTAGAGCTGTTGATGTTTTTGAAAAATATAAGTTTACAAGTGGGTTTTCCACTTCTCTGAAAAAATCTTCAACAATACAGGGCAGTGTTTTTTTCCCTTCTCTTTCAGAAGATAAGTACTTGTCTTCTCCTAAAAATATTCTCATTCTTCTAAGTTCGTCATCAAACGTTCTTTTAGCTATGTTAAAGTTTTCTGCATCCTCTCTTGAATAACATCCATAAAGATAAACTATCCTTGAAAATCTTCTGAGTTTGTTAAAATCACTTACAAATGGATTGAACATAGCCACTTTGATATACACCTTCTTTATAACCTTTATCTACTGAAGAAAAATAAGCAATATAATTATATTATAACAAAAAAGCCCAGACAGTACAGACTGCCTGCGCTTTTGAATTCAGTATTATTTTTCGTGTGAAAATTTTGGACATCCCCATTCTTGACCCTTTCTTTTAAAAAATTTTTCTAATTTTTTCCCGGACCCATTGTTATTGAGGCAAGCTTCACAATTTCTTGATGTACATCTGAGAACTGATCAATTAACTTATCAACAGCTTTCTTCTGATTTTGGAAGATATCCCTTATAGACACGAGAGTTTTAAAGTATTGCGAAACATTTTGTGTCTGGACTTTGAGCACATTGTTTATTGTAAAAATCTTTTCCTGTTGACTTGTTACCTTGTCTATTACATTTTCTATTTTTGTTTTTATCTGCTGATTTGTTGTCTCAATTCTTGAAAGTGATTCTGCCGATTGTTTTGCAACCTTTACACCTTCCTTTACAATACCAAGAACATTTTCAAGTTTTCGGCTTGTTTTGTCAAATGCACAAAGCCCTGTTTCAATACTTTCTAAAGACCTTTTTGCAAGTTCGTTTGCTGACTGTGACAGTCTTGTAATCTCTGATGCTATTACTTCAAAGGCAGGAATGTCTCTTTTAGCTGCTTCGATTGATGCATTAAGAGCAATTATTTTTATCTTCTCAGCAAGACCTGAAATGTTTTGAGAAGTTCTTGCAATTTCTTTAAAATCATTTATTGCATTTTTTAAATCTTTTTCAACTTCCTTGATGGCTGAATTTACACTGTACATTTGATTTATAAGCATCTTTATAGCCTCTTGTTCTTTCAAAGTGGTAGTATACACTGTTGAAACTTCATTCTGTATCATCTTAAAAATGTCAAACATCTTTTGAATCTGATTTTCAAGTTCAGAAATCATATGTGTTGTTTGCTCAAATACCATCTTTTGATTTTCTGCAAGTGCTATTATCTCTTTTATCTGCTCACCTGTAATTTGACTTGTCCTTGCTGAATCTGAAGCTATTTTGTTTAATTTATCAATGTATTGCTGGGTTGTGCTTAGCGTCTGTTCAATATTTGTGGCATATGTGTTAACATTTTTTACCATTTTCATAAATTCGGTTGTCAAAAGTAAAATCTCATTGCTTGTGTTTTCATTCACACTTAACTGAATATCAAAGCTACCTTTTGAAACCTTCTTGGCACTTTCTGCAAGTTCCATGATAGGTTTTGTTATCCTGTTTGATACAAAAAGGCTTACCACGACAACAAGTATGAATGTCCCAAGTAAAAGCAGGACTGAAAACAACATAGACGCTTTTATAAAATTAGATGCAACCAAATTTTTGCTAATTATTGCTAAAACTCCAGCTGGTGTCATTTTCTCAGATCTTCTGATTGGCAATAACACATAATGATAATCACCTTTCGGTGTGCCAGACAGCATATATTCGTATTGACCAGATAGTATCGTTTTTAGTTTATCTCTGTCCAGTATTTGTTGACTTTTTGAAGACGAAATTGTTTTTTTAAAATCCTGTGAAAATACTGCAATATCCATTTTAGTAAGCTGCGATAGGTTATTGACAAATTTCTCATTTAGTTTATAAGCAACAATTATTGTACCAATAACTCTCATATTGTTTGCTGACATCTGTGTAACTATGTCAGAAACAGATTTTATATACACTGTAGCATTTTCACTTGTGACAGATGTGTATTTTAATCGTGCAAGCCCGCATTTTACTAAAAAGTCTTCTTTCATATCTTCCCCAAAATTAGAAAGCACATCGCTTCGACCAATAACTATCCCTTTTTCGTCTGTTACAATAATCTGATCTATCGAAAGCTCACTTGCAAGAGGCGAAATTATCTGAACAACTTTAAGATGATCTTTTCTGGCAACAGCTTCTCTCAACTGGGGATTGCTTGATATTAATATACTGTAGTCTTGTGACAGTTTGCAAAGCCGATTTATCTCTTGCAATGCAACCTTTTTTGCACTTTCTAATCTTGTTAGCATCTCCTTTTTTGCATCTTTTTGAATAAGCGATAAGGAAAATATGAGAAATGTTACAATAGGTATCAGAGAAATTATTATAAACCATGACATAATTCGAGTCTTTAAAGACCTCTTTGACAATCTGTTGAAGCTTTCTTTTATAAATTTCATCTTTTTTGCTAACCTCCCTTTACTCTTTTCTGCTTAGAATTTTACTTTATCTGTGTTAAAAAATAGTTTTAAATGTGTTAAATTGTTGTTAAAACCTTAAAATTTTCATTGAGATGCTCCTTTTCATGTGGTATTATTAAAATATCTTTTTATTTTCGGGGGTGTTTGATAAAAATGACAAATAAAAGGTTTTTCCTTTTGCGGTGGCTCTCTTTATTTATACTTGCAGCTTTTATAGTAAACCTTTCATTTTCTACTCACAGCAGCAAGGTTTTTGCTTTAAGTCAAAAGAATAAAAAAATTTATATGTTTTGTTCAAAAGCATATTTTGACAAAATATATAAAGATGTTAAAAAGTTAAATTTAAAAAGCCCTTTTAACTTTCCATTTTATGTGTCAGAAAATCCTTCTGATTTTTTCATAGCAGGTTTTGAAAAAGATAAACTTGTGTTTTACTACACAAATTCAAAGTGGATTAATTCAGTTTTTGGTATCAAAATTGGCTCTGCAGCTGACGCTGTAAAAAAATCCGGACTTTCTTTTATAAATAAGTTTGTAATTATAGATGGTAACACCACAACTACATATTTTGATGATGGTCTAAAATCGCTATATGATGTTTCAGTTATTAATAACTCATACTACCTTTTTATCATTTATGATAGGATTGTAAAACCTAATGTTGTATGCGGGATTTTTATGGTAAAAAAAAGTTTGTGGGATGAGTTTTTGTTAAAAAAACATTCCTTGACTTTCGATAAAAGCTCTGAACAAGATATTCTTTCATCATTTGAAAAACTTATGTTTATGCATTTAAACTCTATGAGAGCTTATCTGCAAAAACCATATTTTTCTTTTTCAAATGATATTGCAAAGATAGCAAAAACTCATTCACAAAACATGTCACAGTATAACTTTTTTTCTCATACTGATAACTCTGGAAAAACATTTTCTGATAGATTTTTATCTGCAGGAATTTTGTATAAAAAAATAGGTGAAAATATAGTAATGGGGACAAAACTTCTTCCCTTTTTTGCAAACCATCTGCTTTTCAATTCAGAAGGACACCGCAAAAATATTGAAGAGAACTTCGAAGTGGTTGGCATTGGATGTGCTATTGAAAAAAACTTCGATAATGTCTATTACACCCAGGACTTTGCTGTACTAAGATAAAAAAAGGGGCAGCTTTTGAAGTAGCCCCTTTTTATATTTGCACTGATACATGTCTTGCAACATGGCAGCATATATTCACAGCAACTGGAAGACCCGCAATGTGAGTTGGATACTCTTCTACAAACACATCCAGCACTGTTGTTTTTCCACCAAATCCCTCCGGACCTATCCCAAGCGCATTTATCTTATCAATTAACCTTTCTTCAAGCTGCGCTACATATCCTTTGCTATGTCTTTGTCCTATCTTTCTCAAAAGAGCTTTTTTAGATAAAAGAGCAGCAAGCTCAAATGTTCCTCCTATCCCGACACCTACTAAAATTGGCGGGCACGGGTCAGACCCGGCTTTTTTGACTGTCTCAACAACAAATCTTTCGATTCCTTCCACACCATCTGCTGGCGTGAGCATACAAAGTGCACTTTTGTTTTCGCTGCCAAAACCTTTTGGCATAAAATGTATTGTGATTTTATCTCCCGGCACTATGTCAAAGTGAATGATTGCGGGTGTGTTGTCGCCTGTGTTCTCTCTTTCGATTGGACTTTTCACCATTGACTTTCGAAGATAAAAATCTGTATATGCTCTTGAGACCGCTCTGTTTATTGCGCTTTTTATTGAACCTTGGACAAAAACATCTTCTCCAATGTCAACAAAAAACACTGCTGCACCTGTGTCCTGGCAGACAGGTCGCATCTTTTGCTGTGCCAAGGAGATGTTTTTTATAAGATTTTCAAGAGTATATCTTGCAATGCCGTGTTCCTTTTGATATGCATCTTTCAAGGCATTGACAACATCTTCTGGAAGAATACATACTGCTTTCTCAATAGCCTCATATACTTTTTGTTCTATGATATCCTCAGAGATTATTCGCATTTTTCATTTCTCCTTTTCTGAACTTAAAGTCATCAATCATAGCTTCAAATATTGCCTCATCAGCATCACTATAATGTTGTTTTCGTACAAAAACTCAGCAAACATAGAGGTTTTTATAACCTTCTGGGCTGATTTGAAGACTTCTGCATTTGGAAAGAAATATAAAATAGAAAAGGCTACATAGATTATTATAAGCGAAACGGCTGCACCTGCTGCAAATCCCAGAAAACCGTCTATCTGCCCAATCACAGGAACCTTTCTCATAAGTCCAAGCGCAGTTTTTATAAGGGTTATCACAATCTTTGTGACAATAAATATTAAAATCATCGCGATAAAATTTGCAAGCACAACTGCCGCTGCATCTTGCAAAGTCTTGTTTATGGCCTGGTTTGCCTCAAGTATCGCCCCTTTGAAAAACTCTGGCACGCTCGGCAAAATATCTTCTCTTATCACAACCTTCTGCCTCACAAAATTGTATATTGCTTCTTTCAAAGGGGGTGATGAGAGGATTGCTACGCTTATGTACTTGTATCCCCACACTGCAACAAACCATGATATTATGTAAGACCCGATGTCAAAGACCATTCTAAGTATCCCCTTTTTGTAACCAATCCAGCTACCAGCCAAGATTACAATCAAAACCACCAAGTCTGCTGTGTTTGGCATGTGAACTCCACTACCACCTTTCTTGATAGCATTCTATTCTATCACTAAATATATAGTACAACTTGTCTTGGCTTAGAACAGCTTTCACAAAACCAAATGATGAAACCTTAAGCAGCTTTATTTTGTTTAGATTCAAAGAATAAAGTATAACGTCGTTGCCTTTTGATAATACTATCTTATCGCTTGATGCGTATATCCAGTCGAAAGGCTCTATGTTTTTTAGCAAAAACCTTTTTGTAAGCTTGTTGTAAACAAGAATCTCATCTTTGCCAACCAGAATGTCTGGATTCCCAACAGCTGGTTTTGGCTGTGTACCAAACTTGAATGTCCTTTGCTTTTTCTTGAGATCCAAATCATATACATCGATAACCCGTCCATTCCATATCAGAATGTGATTATCTATTATAAAAAACCTTTTGCTATTTGAAAAGCTTGGTGGTAGCACCTTTGACATATAAACTCCTCTTTTGTCTATGTATGAGATTGCAATATCGTTTGTATCTGTACTTTTTAAAAGAGCTGCTGCAAAATTATCCGTCAGGTCGTAGTCTATAACCTTTTCTTTGAACTTTGCTGAGAAGATGATGTTTTGATTTTTGTCATAGCATATCAAATAATTATCATCATTATCTGCAATATGTACCAATACCCTGCTGTTTTTCACCTTCACGCTTTTTATGGGCACAGGATAGAGTATGTCCTTTTGCCCCGAATTTGTTATTATATGCAGGTATTTGCCTTCTTCAACATATGCAACAGCTATATTGCCGTCAGAAAATCCTTTGTGGTTCTGATACGCGATATTTACCCATTTTATAGCACTTTTGCTGACAATTCCAATTTTGCCTCGATATATGACTGCAAGGCCGTCTTGCAACGGAAGAACATCCTCATAAAATTTTATGTTCGGATATGTTTTTACATATTCAAACTTCAAAAATATATATGGATTTACAAATTCAATCCCATAAACATTTAAGCTGAGTATTACTGAAATTATCAGGACAAGTATAATCAAAAATTTATATAAGAATCGTATCAGCTTCATCTTCATTTCCCACTCTTTTTACATCTTTTCAATCATCAAAACTGCAATGTCATCGTCTATGTCAGAGACAAAATTTCTCACGTCTCTTATCAAAAGCTCTGTGTTGATGTTCTTAATGCTCAGTATTCTTTTTATGAGCCTCTTTTTGCCATACATTTCGCCCTGCTTGTTTTTGCTCTCAATAAGTCCATCAGAATAAAATATGAGTTTGTCGTGTTTCTCCAGCACCACCTCTTTCATCTCAAACCCCTGTTCAAGGTCAATTGAGGCAATGGGCTGACCTCTCATAGAAAACATTTTGACCTTCTTGTTTGCCTTGACCAAAATTGGTTCTGTTACATGCCCGGCACTTATCATTGTAACCCTGCCACTTTGTTTTTCTAAGATACCAAGCACTATTGTAATATATATCTCATTTGGAAAGTTCATCTCTATAAAATCTAAAAGAACACCCTTCATTATCTCCTGGGCACTTGAGTTTATGTAAGTATGAGCATTTTTAATGATGCTTTGCTTGACAAATATTGTTACCATTGAAGCCAAAAGTCCATGCCCTGCAACATCTGCAACATAGAAAACTATTCTGTCGTCTATGCTAATGACATCCAAAAAATCTCCGCCAAGCCTTTCGCATGGCTTGTAAGTGTATGTAATTCTGTATCCTTCAATCCTTGGTATAACCGGAAGAAGTGACTGCTGAAGCCTCTTTGCAAACTCCAAGTCGCGCTTTAAGAACTCGTTTTGCCGCCTGAGCCTTTCTTCAATCTTTCGCTGCTCTGTAATATCTCTGAAGACCTCAACAGTGCCAATCACTTTGCCATCCTCGCTGTGAACTGGCGAGCTTATGACATAGTAGAACTTGTCCTTGTGCTGCGCATACTTCATAAATCTTGTGTTTTCTCTCATCGCTCTTACTGCTATGCAGTCATCGCACCGCGAATCTTTGCAAAAAAGTTCATAGCATTTTTTGCCTGTCTGATCTCCAAATTCTTCTTTCATCTTTGTGTTGCAAAACACAACAACCCCATCTATATCAATGACCCTGACAAGGTCAAGCATTCCATTTAAAATGCTCTCATAAAAACTTTTGGTAAACTCAATTTTATTGTTCTCCACTTCTCTTTCCTGCCAATGAAAGCTTCTTTAAAGCATCACTGGCAGGTGCCCTCCCTTCTTTTGTGATGAGCTTTACTCTTTAATCTCCTTTGAAATATAGTTTTTTCTTGCAATGTCAATTGCCTGCATCTCTTCAGCAGAAAGCGGGTACTTAGAAAGTCCATTTTCAATGGGTTTTGCATATACACTACATCCCTCTCTTGAATATATACTGTTTATCACAACCCCAGTATCAAACTCGTCAAGAAGCGCCAAAGCAAAGCTGAGCTTGCTACCAACATTCTCAAATGCATCATACCTGACAATACCAACCTTTTTTATGCACAGCTTTGCATTTTCGCTCAATACCCTGTGACTCTTTGTTAAGGCTTTGAGTACCTCTTCAAAGTATTCAACTTTTTCATTTGTCAGCTTTATGATCTCCTCCAAGCTTTTGAAATCCTGGTTTGATGTAAGGTCAAGAAACCTTCTTTTAAGACTCCTATTCTTTGCAAGTTCTATTAAAAGTGCAAGAAAAAGCACCATGTTGAGAACAAGAAAAAAAATGACTATCTCAGATGCATATGTAGTGATATAACTTCTCATATATTTTCCCCCTCGACATTTTACTATTTGCTACTGTTCAAAATGTTCCACGTGGAACATTCCGATGATGAATTTTTGATATCAAAGCACTTTATGGCATGAGAATAGAGACTATCTTTTCAAGCTCTTCATCTGATGAAAATTCTATTTCGATTTTTCCTCTATTTTTCTTTTTCTGAATCTTAACTCTCAAGCCAAACAGTTTCATAAGGTTTTCTTCAATCTCTCGAATTATCTCACTTTCAAGCTCAAATTCCTTTTTATCTTCTCTTGATTTTACTATCTGCTCAAGCTCGCGTACGCTCAAATTTTTTTCAACAACTAGCTGGGCAAGCTTATTCCTTTGCTCCTCATCCTCAACCGAAAGCAATACCTTTGCATGCCCCTCAGAAATTTTACCTTTTATTATAAGATCAATGATCTGCTCGCCAAGGTTTAAAATGCGAAGAGTGTTTGCAACCTTTGAGCGTGAAATACCAAGCCTTCTTGCAAGCTCCTCTTGGGTATACCCAAACTCATCCATAAGCCTTTTGAAAGCAAGAGCCTTTTCGTACGGATTTAGGTCTTTTCTCTGGATATTCTCTATAAGAGCTATCTCAAGAGGATTTTCGTACTCCTTTATAATACACTTTACCTTTTCAATACCAGCTATCTTGCAAGCTCTCAGTCTTCTCTCACCGGCAATTAAAACATATTTATCTCCCTTTTTTTGCACAACAAGAGGCTGTATAAGCCCAACACTTTTAATTGAGCTTGCAAGCTCCTCTATTTCCTCTTCATTGAATACCTTTCTTGGCTGATTTTCTGAAAGCTCTATCAACTCAATATTAATCTCTTCAATCTTCTCAATATTTTCCTTGTCGTCAAAGCCTGCCTCAAACTCTTTTTCAGAGCTACTTATCTCATCCCCAAACAGGGCGTCAAGCCCTCTTCCAAGCCTCTTTTTCATTTATTTGCACCTCTTGACAAACTATTTTCTATCCTATTTATGTATTCTTCGGCAAGCTCTATGTAGGCCTTTGCACCTTTTGAGTCAGGGTCATAAATTATCCCTGGAAGACCAAATGAAGGTGCTTCCGATAGCCTTACATTTCGTGGTATTACGCTCAAAAAGACCTTTTGTCCAAAATACCTTTTTACTTCCTCAACAACCTCTAAAGAAAGGTTTGTTCTTGAATCAAACATGGTAAGAACAACACCATCAATCTCTAAGCGTTTGTTCAGGTGTTTTCTTACAAGTGATATTGTATTAGAAAGCTGAGAAAGCCCTTCCAAAGCATAGTATTCGCACTGGATGGGAATTATAACAGAGTCAGCAGCCACCAAAGCATTTAAAGTCAAAAGCCCCAGAGAAGGTGGACAGTCAATAAAGATGTAATCATATTCAACCTTTATTTTTTCGATAGCATCTTTCAATCTTAACTCTCTTGCAATCATAGATACAAGCTCAATCTCAGCACCTGCAAGGTTCACATTAGCAGGAAGAACGCTCAAGTTTTCAAATTTGTTTTTTATAACAGCTTCTTCAGCTGAGCAGCTGCCAATCAAAACATCATATGTAGTTCTTGTAAGAGATTTCTTGTCAATTCCAAAACCACTTGTGAGATTGCCCTGTGGGTCACAGTCAACTGCTAAAACCTTTTTTCCTATCTTGCTAATTGCTGCAGATAAATTTACACAGGTTGTTGTTTTCCCAACACCACCTTTTTGGTTGACAATCGCAACAATTCTTGCCATCTTCAACTTCCCGCTTTGAGTTTTTTAATTAAATTATATCACAAGAATGTTCCACGTGGAACATTTGATTAACATTTTATTTTATCAATATAATTTTCCATTATCTTTTTTAACATATTTAACACACATTTAACATCTTCTTTATCTAAATTTAACACATAATAAACAAACTTTTAACATGATTTTAAAAAAAACTAAACATTTATGGACTATATTAAAAGGTGAAAAATAAGTTTTAGGAGGGGTAACAAACATGAAAAAGAATTTTTTCAAAACTATTTTCGCTATTGCGCTTTTGGTTTCTTTATTTTTAGTCTTCAACCTTTCAGCCACTATTTCTTATTCCCAAAGTTTGATGGTAAAGTCAAAATCGCTTCCAGAAACAATCACACAAAAACAGATTGTAATTACATTTTCAAATGATATCACAAAAGGGTCAAATTTTGATAAGATAACTCTTGTTAAAAACAAAAAATCCAAGGTACAATTTTCTGCACAAATTTTTAACAATAAACTTGTAATATCGATTAAAGAAAATCTTTCTCCAAAAGCACAATATATTCTGAGCATTCCCCAAAATGCCGTAAAGTCTTCAAATGGTCAGGCAAACTCATCTCTTAAGTTTACATTTGTTCCTCAGAGCTATTCATCAAATCTATCAGGAAGAATTATGATTGCTGGTTCAACATCTGTTCAACCGCTTGCTGATGAACTTGCAAGATATTTTATGCAAATTTATCCAAAAGTATCAATTGAAGTCCAGGGTGGAGGTTCATCTGTTGGAATCAAGTCTGCAATCCAAGGAATAGTTGACATAGGTACATCATCAAGAGAACTGACAGAAGATGAATCAAAACAGCTAAGTTCTAAAGGCTGGCAGGAAGTTAAAATTGCAGAAGACGGAATTGCAGTGATTGTTCATAAGTCAAACCCAGTTTCTAATTTGACAATTGACCAAATTAGAGATATATTCTCCGGTAAAATTAAAAACTGGAAAGAAGTTGGTGGAAAAGATGCAAAGATTGTTGTTGTCACAAGAGAAGAAGGTTCAGGCACAAGAGGAGCTTTTGAAGAGATTGTTATGGGAAAATCTACAAAGATAACAGACTCAGCGATTGTTCAGCCTTCAACAGGTGCAGTCAAAACAACAGTAAGTCAGGATGAAAATGCAATAGGTTTTATATCCATAGGTGTGCTTGACAACACAGTCAAAGGTATAAAGGTTGATGGGGTTGAACCAACAGAAAAGAATGTTAAACTTGGAAAATATAAAATTAAAAGACCTTTCCTGTTCCTGCTTTCCAAAAACCCAAGCAAAGTTACAAAGGCATTTGTTGATTTTGTTCTCTCTGATGAGGGTCAGGCAATAGTTGCTAAAAATTATATATCTGTGAAGTAAGTGTTATAGTTAAATAATTTGTCATGAGGAGGTTTTATAAAGATATGAAAAGATTTTTAATGCATAGAAAAAACATAATTGTCTCTTTTCTTTTGATACTTTGCCTAATTTTATCAACCTTAGCATTTGCACAGCAGGATGAGCCAAATAGTCAAAAGGTTAAAAATGTTATTTTAATGATTCCAGATGGTATGACAATTTCTCACACAAGTCTTGCACGCTGGTACCAGGATGGAGAACCTCTCTCAATGGATGAAATTGCATGTGGACTGATAAGAACACATTCAGCAAACAACCCAATTACAGACTCAGCACCAGCTGCAACAGCTTATGCAACAGGGTTTAAAACTCAAAACAGATACCTTTCAATATATCCTGAAATGGTTTCAATGCCTGGTGTAGGTCAGGTTGATGAAAAAGATTTTTATAAACCAATTGTGACTATCTTAGAAGCTGCCAAGAAGGTTGGAAAGGCAACAGGGCTTGTTTTCACATGCCAGTTCCCACACGCAACACCTGCTGCGTTTGCATCACATTCAGATAACAGAAATGATTATGAGAATATAGCCGAGCAGATGGTTTACAATCAGGTTGATGTGGTGTTTGGCGGTGGTTATAGATACATTGATAAAAATCAGAGAAAAGACAATGAAGATTTAGCAGGATACCTAAAAGAAAACGGCTTTTTTGTAACACCAAGCTGGCATGAAGCAAAAAACTTTTATGGACAGAAAATCTGGGGGCTTTTTGCGCAGGATGCAATGCACTACGATTTTGACAGAAACGGGTCAGGTGAGCCGTCTTTGGCTGAAATGACTCAAAAAGCTATTCAACTTCTTTCTAAAAATAGAAACGGATTT includes the following:
- a CDS encoding phosphate ABC transporter substrate-binding protein PstS family protein, translating into MKKNFFKTIFAIALLVSLFLVFNLSATISYSQSLMVKSKSLPETITQKQIVITFSNDITKGSNFDKITLVKNKKSKVQFSAQIFNNKLVISIKENLSPKAQYILSIPQNAVKSSNGQANSSLKFTFVPQSYSSNLSGRIMIAGSTSVQPLADELARYFMQIYPKVSIEVQGGGSSVGIKSAIQGIVDIGTSSRELTEDESKQLSSKGWQEVKIAEDGIAVIVHKSNPVSNLTIDQIRDIFSGKIKNWKEVGGKDAKIVVVTREEGSGTRGAFEEIVMGKSTKITDSAIVQPSTGAVKTTVSQDENAIGFISIGVLDNTVKGIKVDGVEPTEKNVKLGKYKIKRPFLFLLSKNPSKVTKAFVDFVLSDEGQAIVAKNYISVK